In the Kribbella sp. NBC_00482 genome, one interval contains:
- a CDS encoding GGDEF domain-containing protein: MAADDALTVRIAAAMTAAQSGGHATAAAEIEAIRTELGGVPSYRLAAAEYVRGVTAHHASDADEALRAVDACIEIARAIDEPGWEANALPIRIINLARSGRGGDTVNDLVAAEAALNRTRDAGLTAWAHTGLGYAYDVLRLFELCIPHYELATQLDVDVFELAESPAINRLNLAETYLRWAHELERLGDPLYTREIEERLASAAYWAREAERVVVDDETQEFWKLSARLWIAAAATAQDPDQAVADLTEIRDEISKLGETERLAIAGAYLARALQAQGKSEEAKAAADRAADDLIPLADPSTHVLVLQTRSEVEAADGTTGAQAGLAYARSVARGWWKERQRALNAVRHALAAHDLPARHDAEWHAARQDPLTGVGNRRALDERLTAARDSGRAVTLLAIDVDDLKLVNDTFGHACGDELLQVVANLLVEQARATDAVIRSGGDEFFVVLDQPDAKGGAQLAERIRIAVEAIAATTQKPWLRRLGLSVGYAATAEGIAVEQLISQADRRLYREKRRKK; the protein is encoded by the coding sequence ATGGCGGCGGACGATGCGCTGACCGTACGGATCGCCGCCGCGATGACCGCGGCGCAGTCGGGTGGGCATGCGACGGCGGCCGCGGAGATCGAGGCGATCCGGACCGAGCTGGGCGGCGTGCCGAGCTACCGGCTGGCGGCCGCCGAGTACGTCCGGGGCGTCACGGCGCACCATGCCAGCGATGCCGACGAGGCTCTGCGCGCGGTCGACGCGTGTATCGAGATCGCCCGCGCGATCGACGAACCGGGCTGGGAAGCGAACGCGCTGCCGATCCGCATCATCAACCTCGCCCGCAGCGGCCGCGGCGGCGACACGGTCAACGACCTGGTCGCCGCTGAAGCAGCCTTGAATCGCACCAGGGACGCCGGCCTGACCGCCTGGGCACACACCGGCCTCGGCTACGCGTACGACGTCCTGCGGCTTTTCGAACTGTGCATTCCGCATTACGAGCTCGCCACCCAGCTGGACGTCGACGTCTTCGAGCTGGCCGAGTCGCCGGCCATCAACCGGCTGAACCTCGCCGAGACGTACCTGCGCTGGGCGCACGAGCTCGAACGCCTCGGTGATCCTTTGTATACAAGGGAGATCGAGGAGCGTCTGGCGTCCGCGGCGTACTGGGCGCGCGAGGCCGAGCGTGTGGTGGTCGACGACGAGACCCAGGAGTTCTGGAAACTCAGCGCCCGGCTCTGGATCGCCGCCGCGGCGACCGCCCAGGACCCGGATCAGGCGGTCGCCGACCTGACCGAGATCCGCGACGAGATCAGCAAGCTGGGCGAGACCGAGCGGCTCGCGATCGCCGGCGCCTACCTCGCGCGGGCCCTGCAGGCGCAGGGGAAGTCCGAGGAGGCCAAGGCCGCGGCGGACCGCGCGGCCGACGACCTGATTCCGTTGGCCGACCCATCGACCCACGTCCTGGTGCTGCAGACCCGGTCGGAGGTCGAAGCGGCCGACGGTACGACGGGTGCCCAGGCGGGACTGGCCTACGCGCGCTCGGTTGCGCGGGGCTGGTGGAAGGAGCGGCAGCGCGCGCTGAACGCCGTACGGCATGCGCTTGCCGCGCACGACCTGCCGGCCCGGCACGACGCCGAGTGGCACGCGGCGCGGCAGGATCCGCTGACCGGGGTGGGAAATCGCCGCGCCCTCGACGAGCGGCTGACCGCGGCCCGGGACTCCGGCCGGGCGGTGACGTTGCTGGCGATCGACGTCGACGATCTGAAGCTCGTCAACGACACGTTCGGGCACGCCTGCGGGGACGAATTGCTGCAGGTTGTTGCAAATCTCCTGGTAGAACAGGCGCGAGCAACCGATGCCGTGATTCGATCGGGTGGCGACGAGTTCTTCGTGGTGCTCGACCAGCCCGACGCCAAGGGCGGTGCCCAGCTGGCCGAGCGGATCCGGATCGCCGTCGAGGCGATCGCGGCGACGACGCAGAAACCGTGGCTGCGCCGGCTCGGACTGAGCGTCGGGTACGCCGCGACCGCCGAAGGAATCGCCGTTGAGCAGTTGATCTCCCAGGCGGACCGGCGCCTGTACAGGGAGAAGCGCCGTAAGAAGTGA
- a CDS encoding GGDEF domain-containing protein, whose translation MVRETSGVTTRIAAAMTRAQSGSPAEAALELNALLLELGPEPTHERAAAEYVRAVAAHHATDSIEALDAVDSCIRVARAIDEPGWEANAIALRIVTLIRTGEGGDSVADLVAAENALSRTRDLGLASWAHTGLGYAYDLLRLYELCIPHFELAAEGDHDPLGLPEAPAINRLNLAESNLRWAHELERLGDTTYDEEITERRRAAHRWAGEAVEVILAADLLGYWPMAGRMWLAASNDGADAGEAAVILKDCRDQLAKLGDLELAAIAGAYLAKAYMARDRIGEAMDAADRAASDLPPTSDPPVEALIRHTAVQISAESGDTGASSGLQYARAISRGWWAERLRGLYAVRSALANHELSIRHDAEWRAAREDPLTGVGNRRALDERMSVAQASGRSIAVIAIDVDNLKVINDSYGHASGDEVLRRVGTLLTEQCRAEDVVARAGGDEFVVVLDNPDERGAPELVERIKFAADREAERAEAPWFALLRLSVGQASSTDGTAVTELLKEADRRMYAEKRRRRRTAQ comes from the coding sequence GTGGTGCGGGAGACGTCCGGGGTGACGACGCGGATCGCGGCAGCGATGACGCGCGCGCAGTCGGGCAGTCCGGCCGAGGCGGCGCTCGAGCTGAACGCGCTGCTCCTCGAGCTGGGCCCGGAGCCCACTCACGAACGCGCCGCCGCGGAGTACGTGCGAGCCGTCGCCGCGCATCACGCCACCGATTCGATCGAGGCGCTGGACGCCGTCGACAGCTGTATCCGGGTCGCCCGCGCGATCGACGAGCCGGGCTGGGAGGCGAATGCGATCGCGCTCCGGATCGTCACCCTGATCCGGACCGGCGAGGGCGGTGACTCGGTCGCCGACCTGGTCGCCGCGGAGAACGCACTGTCCCGGACCCGCGACCTCGGCCTGGCGAGCTGGGCACACACCGGCCTCGGCTACGCCTACGACCTGCTCCGGCTGTACGAGCTGTGCATCCCGCACTTCGAGCTCGCCGCCGAGGGCGACCACGACCCACTCGGCCTGCCCGAGGCGCCGGCGATCAACCGGCTGAACCTGGCCGAGTCGAACCTGCGCTGGGCCCACGAGCTCGAGCGGCTCGGCGACACGACGTACGACGAGGAGATCACGGAACGTCGGCGCGCCGCGCACCGCTGGGCGGGTGAAGCGGTCGAGGTGATCCTCGCGGCCGACCTGCTCGGGTACTGGCCGATGGCCGGGCGGATGTGGCTCGCGGCGAGCAACGACGGCGCGGACGCGGGTGAGGCCGCGGTGATCCTGAAGGACTGCCGGGACCAGCTGGCCAAGCTCGGTGATCTCGAGCTGGCCGCGATCGCGGGCGCCTACCTGGCCAAGGCGTACATGGCGCGTGACCGGATCGGTGAGGCGATGGACGCCGCGGACCGGGCGGCGAGTGACCTGCCGCCGACGTCGGATCCGCCCGTGGAGGCGCTGATCCGGCACACCGCCGTACAGATCAGTGCGGAGTCCGGAGACACTGGTGCGTCCTCCGGGCTGCAGTACGCACGGGCGATCAGCCGCGGCTGGTGGGCGGAGCGGTTGCGCGGGCTGTACGCCGTACGGAGCGCGCTGGCCAACCACGAGCTCTCGATCCGGCACGATGCCGAGTGGCGGGCGGCGCGTGAGGATCCGCTGACCGGCGTGGGGAATCGGCGGGCGCTCGACGAGCGGATGTCGGTCGCGCAGGCCTCCGGCCGCTCGATCGCGGTGATCGCGATCGACGTGGACAACCTGAAGGTGATCAACGACAGCTACGGGCACGCCAGCGGCGACGAGGTGCTGCGGCGGGTCGGGACGCTACTGACCGAGCAGTGTCGCGCGGAGGACGTCGTGGCGCGCGCGGGCGGGGACGAGTTCGTCGTCGTACTCGACAACCCGGACGAGCGGGGTGCGCCCGAGCTGGTCGAGCGGATCAAGTTCGCGGCGGATCGTGAGGCAGAGCGGGCTGAGGCGCCGTGGTTCGCGCTGCTGCGGTTGAGTGTCGGGCAGGCGAGCAGCACGGACGGTACGGCGGTTACCGAGCTGCTGAAGGAAGCGGATCGACGCATGTACGCCGAGAAGCGCCGACGCCGGCGCACTGCTCAATAG
- a CDS encoding DUF7059 domain-containing protein → MLELTGNVVEGLRTAFAGAGYTTDGVAERLGVQANAALVRNETAAAARRTASGDALDTMIQLFLLQRNVPENAVNKAFPGIDLVALGIVKRDGDEVRAAVDIRPFAEDGWVVADLTPGLDGRRVAMRSDYVLGIAPASLSLIHLTVPIKADRALDIGTGCGIQSLHLADRVNQLTATDVNPRALQLAKATAALNHIDLDLRDGSLYEPVRGERFDLIVSNPPYVISPPGGDLTYRETEYAGDTVVEQLVRQAPDHLTDGGWCQLLANWTCVRGEDWQDRIAAWTGDRSAWAVQREQLDPSEYVELWLRDAGLHGSPQYTTRYDEWMRYLDEHNVEAIGMGWITLHNVEGSLAAEAWPYEIERPIGPHVLHRFERLEGLPADLTALHLHVAEDVIQETTGQPGAEDPATIVLRRQRGMRRAEQVDTVLAGFVGACDGDLSTGQILAALADLMDRPVVDVLADYLPQIRNLVIEGFLDY, encoded by the coding sequence ATGCTGGAACTGACGGGGAATGTGGTGGAGGGGCTGCGTACGGCGTTTGCCGGGGCGGGGTACACCACGGATGGGGTCGCCGAGCGGCTCGGCGTACAGGCGAACGCTGCGTTGGTGCGGAACGAGACCGCTGCGGCGGCCCGTCGTACCGCGTCGGGGGATGCGCTCGACACGATGATCCAGTTGTTCCTGCTCCAGCGGAATGTGCCGGAAAACGCTGTAAACAAGGCATTTCCGGGGATCGATCTGGTTGCCCTGGGCATCGTTAAGCGTGATGGGGACGAGGTTCGGGCGGCGGTCGACATCCGGCCGTTCGCGGAGGACGGGTGGGTCGTGGCGGATCTTACGCCGGGGCTTGATGGGCGGCGGGTGGCGATGCGGTCCGACTACGTGCTCGGGATTGCTCCGGCCAGTCTCAGCCTCATCCACCTGACCGTTCCGATCAAGGCTGACCGGGCGCTCGACATCGGCACCGGGTGCGGCATTCAGTCGCTGCATCTCGCGGACCGCGTCAACCAGCTGACAGCGACCGACGTGAACCCGCGCGCCCTTCAGCTCGCCAAAGCAACGGCCGCACTCAACCACATCGACCTTGATCTCCGCGACGGCAGCCTCTACGAACCCGTCCGCGGCGAGCGATTCGACCTGATCGTCAGCAATCCGCCGTACGTGATCTCCCCGCCCGGCGGTGACCTGACCTACCGCGAGACGGAGTACGCCGGTGACACAGTTGTCGAGCAGCTGGTAAGGCAAGCGCCGGACCACCTGACCGACGGCGGCTGGTGCCAGCTGCTCGCCAACTGGACCTGTGTTCGCGGCGAGGACTGGCAGGACCGCATCGCCGCCTGGACGGGCGACCGCTCCGCCTGGGCAGTCCAGCGCGAGCAACTCGACCCGTCCGAGTACGTCGAGCTCTGGCTCCGCGACGCCGGCCTGCACGGCTCACCGCAGTACACCACCAGGTACGACGAATGGATGCGCTACCTCGACGAGCACAACGTCGAGGCGATCGGCATGGGCTGGATCACCCTGCACAACGTCGAAGGATCCCTCGCCGCCGAGGCCTGGCCGTACGAGATCGAGCGCCCGATCGGCCCGCACGTCCTGCACCGCTTCGAACGCCTGGAAGGCCTTCCGGCCGACCTCACCGCTCTGCACCTGCACGTGGCCGAGGACGTGATCCAGGAGACCACCGGGCAGCCAGGAGCCGAGGACCCGGCCACGATCGTGCTCAGACGACAGCGTGGCATGCGGAGAGCTGAGCAGGTCGACACCGTCCTGGCCGGCTTCGTCGGCGCGTGTGACGGCGACCTGAGCACCGGACAGATCCTCGCCGCGCTGGCCGACCTCATGGACCGTCCAGTGGTCGACGTACTCGCCGACTACCTCCCACAGATCAGAAACCTCGTAATTGAAGGCTTCCTGGACTACTGA
- a CDS encoding NPCBM/NEW2 domain-containing protein: MYTAAPAQAAATTLGDVTGFAADKAAYTLSAGAAKVRVVFLKDDVFRLWMAPDGNFTDPANTPPTDPDAPASNIVTKTDYGTPRTSWRDRGTYYSLTTGKIEVRAQKKPLKFSVYRSNGQLVWSEAAPLSWTDTSTTQSLGRGANEQYFGGGMQNGRFSHRDQTIKISRDFNWEDGGNPNASPYYMSTAGYGVLRNTFSPGSYNFTSPVVTTHDEQRFDAYYFIGDLKTSLDRYTELTGRPFMPPIYGLEYGDSDCYNRGHYATDPDPSNDWKVNPDKVTTLDAVKVAQRFKDEDMPGGWMLVNDDYGCGYSANTESEQVDGTWWGKRDIPALKQAGDDLRARNIQMGLWTQSNLDRQPAEVGEAGVRVRKLDVAWVGPGYRYALSACDTAHDGIEQYSNARGFAWMVEGWAGAQRCAVQWTGDHSGSLDAIKWQIPAITGSGNSGIAYSAGDVDGIFGGSATSYVRDMQWKVFNPAFMTMSGWSTPAYKQPWAYGDPYTSINRKYLKLRERLLPYFYTYAAEAHRTGAPLNRSLVLEYPTDPKTWDDTTKYEFLAGKEFLVAPMYGADEVKSGIYLPAGRWIDYWTGRVYQGPTTVNGYHAPLDTLPLFVKAGAVVPMWKAGINTAAEQGFGDRVSVDIYPSGKSSFSMYEDDRVTRSGKSATQTFAVSAPTQGRGDVTVKIGASIGSYDGKAATRPYELTVHTGSAPRNVTIDGRPAAFTYANGVVSVQTASIPTSRSAVVVLSGTSAVGGPDVTNTFGTPELATPSLWNAPGQATEVTASFRNGTATTVRNVRLDVQVPAGWSVSGPNTFASVDPGRTVTTKLQVTPGADVKPASFTLTLKASYVAQGKSYTNTSTGTAQLPYASVSQAANVVGVSDVSTYKQGNFDGSGNSFNGEALAAAGYTPGATVNVQGADFTWPSGAPGTPNLVKNQSAPILVSGTGSHLALLGAGASLNARGTVTVIYTDGSTSESAFQLPNWCCQDPTTGGAKLAVSVKGRYTAAGLSNTTTDYRVFYTAVPLDPGKTVKAIKLPGGGLGFFAATIADKPLPPAPTGENWVSDLEFLDSTNGWGPVERDHSNGEDAAGDGGPITLDGVQYAKGLGTHAPSSVSVRLGGNCTSFTSKLGIDDEMEDRGKVTFKVLTDGTARYTSDQLTGTSPTATTTVDVTGAQTLTLQITDGGDGNTSDHADWAEPKLTCNP; encoded by the coding sequence GTGTACACCGCGGCTCCCGCGCAGGCCGCCGCCACCACGCTCGGTGACGTCACCGGGTTCGCGGCCGACAAAGCGGCGTACACCCTCAGCGCCGGGGCCGCGAAGGTCCGGGTCGTGTTCCTCAAGGACGACGTGTTCCGGCTGTGGATGGCGCCGGACGGGAACTTCACCGACCCGGCGAACACCCCGCCCACCGATCCGGACGCCCCCGCGTCCAACATCGTCACGAAGACGGACTACGGCACTCCGCGGACCTCCTGGCGTGACCGCGGCACCTACTACTCGCTCACGACCGGAAAGATCGAGGTCCGCGCGCAGAAGAAGCCGCTGAAGTTCTCGGTCTACCGCTCGAACGGCCAACTCGTGTGGTCCGAGGCAGCGCCGCTGTCCTGGACCGACACGTCCACCACGCAGTCCCTCGGCCGCGGCGCGAACGAGCAGTACTTCGGCGGCGGCATGCAGAACGGCCGCTTCTCGCACCGCGACCAGACGATCAAGATCTCGCGGGACTTCAACTGGGAGGACGGCGGCAACCCGAACGCCTCGCCGTACTACATGAGCACCGCGGGGTACGGCGTACTCCGCAACACCTTCAGCCCGGGTAGTTACAACTTCACTAGTCCCGTTGTCACTACTCACGACGAGCAGCGGTTCGACGCGTACTACTTCATCGGCGACCTCAAGACCTCGCTCGACCGCTACACCGAGCTCACAGGCCGGCCGTTCATGCCGCCGATCTACGGGCTCGAGTACGGCGACTCGGACTGCTACAACCGCGGTCACTACGCGACGGATCCGGACCCCAGCAACGACTGGAAGGTCAACCCGGACAAGGTGACGACGCTCGACGCGGTCAAGGTCGCGCAGCGATTCAAGGACGAGGACATGCCGGGCGGCTGGATGCTCGTCAACGACGACTACGGCTGCGGGTACTCCGCCAACACCGAGTCCGAGCAGGTCGACGGCACCTGGTGGGGCAAGCGGGACATCCCGGCGCTGAAGCAGGCCGGTGACGACCTGCGGGCACGGAACATCCAGATGGGTCTGTGGACGCAGTCGAACCTGGACCGGCAGCCGGCCGAGGTCGGCGAGGCCGGTGTCCGCGTCCGGAAGCTCGATGTGGCGTGGGTCGGTCCGGGGTACCGGTACGCACTGAGTGCCTGCGACACCGCGCACGACGGGATCGAGCAGTACAGCAACGCCCGCGGGTTCGCGTGGATGGTCGAGGGCTGGGCCGGCGCGCAGCGGTGTGCCGTGCAGTGGACCGGTGACCACAGCGGTTCGCTCGACGCCATCAAGTGGCAGATCCCGGCGATCACCGGGTCCGGCAACTCCGGAATCGCTTACAGCGCAGGCGATGTGGACGGGATCTTCGGTGGCTCCGCCACGTCGTACGTGCGAGATATGCAGTGGAAGGTGTTCAACCCGGCGTTCATGACGATGTCCGGCTGGTCGACCCCGGCGTACAAGCAGCCGTGGGCGTACGGCGATCCGTACACCTCGATCAACCGGAAGTACCTGAAGCTGCGGGAGCGGTTGCTGCCGTACTTCTACACGTACGCCGCCGAAGCCCACCGGACCGGCGCTCCGCTGAACCGGTCGCTGGTGCTGGAGTACCCGACCGACCCGAAGACGTGGGACGACACGACGAAGTACGAGTTCCTGGCCGGTAAGGAGTTCCTGGTCGCGCCGATGTACGGCGCCGACGAGGTGAAGAGCGGGATCTACCTGCCCGCGGGCCGGTGGATCGACTACTGGACGGGCCGCGTCTACCAGGGCCCGACGACCGTGAACGGGTACCACGCCCCGCTCGACACGCTGCCGCTGTTCGTGAAGGCGGGCGCCGTAGTGCCGATGTGGAAGGCCGGGATCAACACCGCCGCCGAACAGGGTTTCGGCGACCGGGTGAGCGTCGACATCTACCCGTCCGGGAAGTCGTCGTTCTCGATGTACGAGGACGATCGGGTGACCCGGTCCGGGAAGTCCGCGACGCAGACGTTCGCGGTCAGCGCGCCGACGCAGGGCCGCGGCGACGTGACCGTGAAGATCGGCGCCAGCATCGGGTCGTACGACGGCAAGGCGGCAACCCGCCCGTACGAGCTGACCGTTCACACCGGCTCCGCCCCGCGCAACGTCACGATCGACGGGCGCCCGGCTGCGTTCACCTATGCCAATGGCGTCGTCAGCGTGCAGACCGCATCGATCCCGACCTCCCGGAGCGCTGTGGTTGTCCTGTCCGGAACGTCCGCAGTAGGCGGACCGGATGTCACGAACACCTTCGGGACACCTGAGCTCGCCACGCCGTCGCTGTGGAACGCTCCCGGCCAGGCGACCGAGGTGACGGCTTCGTTCCGCAACGGCACCGCGACGACGGTGCGCAACGTGCGGCTCGACGTGCAGGTGCCGGCCGGATGGAGCGTCAGCGGCCCGAACACCTTCGCGTCGGTGGATCCCGGTCGAACCGTGACCACCAAGCTGCAGGTCACTCCTGGCGCGGACGTGAAACCCGCGAGCTTCACGTTGACGTTGAAGGCGTCGTACGTTGCTCAGGGCAAGAGTTATACGAATACCTCCACAGGTACGGCGCAGTTGCCGTACGCCTCGGTGTCGCAGGCCGCGAACGTGGTCGGAGTGAGCGACGTGTCGACGTACAAGCAAGGGAACTTCGACGGATCGGGCAACAGCTTCAACGGTGAGGCGCTGGCGGCGGCCGGGTACACACCTGGTGCGACCGTGAACGTCCAGGGCGCCGACTTCACCTGGCCGAGCGGAGCGCCCGGTACGCCGAACCTCGTGAAGAACCAGTCGGCTCCGATCCTCGTGTCGGGGACCGGATCGCATCTAGCACTGCTAGGCGCCGGCGCGAGTCTGAACGCCCGCGGGACGGTGACGGTCATCTACACCGACGGATCGACGTCCGAGAGCGCATTCCAGTTGCCGAACTGGTGCTGTCAGGATCCGACGACGGGTGGCGCCAAGCTGGCCGTGTCGGTCAAGGGCCGGTACACGGCGGCCGGGTTGAGCAACACGACGACGGACTACCGGGTGTTCTACACCGCCGTACCGCTGGATCCCGGGAAGACCGTGAAGGCGATCAAGCTGCCGGGTGGCGGGCTGGGCTTCTTCGCGGCCACGATCGCCGACAAACCGTTGCCACCGGCACCTACCGGGGAGAACTGGGTCAGCGACCTGGAGTTCCTTGACTCCACCAACGGCTGGGGTCCGGTCGAGCGCGACCACAGCAACGGCGAGGACGCGGCCGGCGACGGCGGTCCGATCACGCTCGACGGCGTCCAGTACGCAAAGGGGCTGGGCACACACGCGCCCTCGTCGGTGAGCGTCCGTCTCGGCGGCAACTGCACGAGCTTCACCAGCAAACTGGGCATCGACGACGAGATGGAGGATCGCGGCAAGGTCACCTTCAAGGTCCTGACCGACGGCACCGCGCGCTACACGTCAGACCAACTGACCGGCACGTCACCAACCGCCACCACCACAGTCGACGTCACCGGCGCCCAAACCCTGACCCTCCAGATCACCGACGGCGGCGACGGCAACACCAGCGACCACGCAGACTGGGCCGAACCCAAACTCACCTGCAACCCCTAA